A window from Photobacterium atrarenae encodes these proteins:
- a CDS encoding arsenate reductase ArsC yields MKILFICRHNACRSILAEAIAKRFLPEGFEVASAGSEPLGELHPYMNTYLKAMGLDPTDFRSKSWEELTGFHPDIVISVCDEAHGEACPNWLADGIRVNWALNNPLEATSQADFDKECHVASLSLKRRIDKLASFDLAAMSREDITAALAQLHRI; encoded by the coding sequence ATGAAGATTCTGTTCATTTGTCGTCATAATGCCTGCCGCAGTATTCTGGCCGAAGCCATAGCTAAGCGTTTTTTGCCGGAAGGTTTCGAAGTGGCCAGTGCCGGTAGCGAGCCCTTGGGTGAGCTCCATCCATATATGAATACTTACCTCAAAGCGATGGGGCTGGATCCGACGGATTTTCGTAGCAAGTCGTGGGAAGAGCTGACCGGTTTTCATCCGGACATTGTGATTTCGGTGTGTGATGAAGCCCATGGCGAAGCCTGTCCGAACTGGCTGGCTGATGGGATCCGGGTCAACTGGGCGCTGAATAATCCCTTGGAAGCGACCAGCCAGGCTGATTTTGACAAGGAATGCCACGTGGCGTCCTTGTCGCTGAAGCGGCGCATAGACAAGCTGGCCAGCTTTGATTTGGCGGCGATGAGCCGGGAAGATATCACGGCCGCGCTGGCGCAGCTGCATCGTATATAA